From the genome of Reyranella humidisoli:
CGCTCCTAGCGGTCGAGCCAGACGTCCTCGAAGCGCCAGTGATTGTAGATCGTGTTGACCGCAAGATTGACGGCCTTCACTTCGGGGCGCCAGCAGGTGCCGCCCCAGCCATGCTGGATGACGGGACGGGCGCCGTCTTCCTGCAGCTTCTTGTCGATCTCCCACACGAGCTTCCGGCGGGCCTCGATGTCGGTCATCATCGACTGCTGGTCGAACAGCTTCTCGACATCCGGATTGCAGTAGTTGGTGTAGTTGCGCTCCGAGCCGCAGCGGAAGGTCTCGTAGAACACGACGTCCGGATCGTCGACGCCGACACCTTGGATGTTCATGCCGATGGCGAAGTCGCGGCGCATCATGCGGTTGTACCAGACCGCGGTTTCGAGCGGCTCCAGCTCGGCCTGGATGTTCACCTGCTTCAGATGGTCGATCAGGATGACTGCGGGATCCCTGTAACTCGGGATGTTGCGCGTCGAGACCTTGATCTTCAGTGGCTTGTCGGTCGTGTAGCCGAGCTCCGCCATGATCTTGCGGCCTTCCTCGCGCGCCTTGGCGACGTCGGGGCCGTAGCCGGCCACAGTCGAGAGGAACTCTGTCGGCATGCCCCAGAGTCCCTCCGGTGGCGGCAGCATGGCGCCGCCGATCCGGTAGTTGCCTTGTCCCAGTATCTCGTTGAAGGCATTGCGGTCGATCGACAGGGCCATGGCCCGGCGGATCTTCGCGTCGTCGAAGGGTGGCTTCTCGCGGTTGACCAGCAGGTTGGCCTGCGTGTTGGTCGGCTGCGCCTCGCAGATCGCCGTCGGTGCCTGGACCTTGAGATCGTTGACCATGGCCGGCGTGACGACCGACGTGAAGGTCATGTCGAGCTTCCCGGCGACGAAAGTCAGGAGCGAGGTCGCTCGGTTCGGGATGATGGAGAATTCGATCGCGTCGAGATAGGGGCGACCGGGTTTCCAGTAATCCGGATTGCGGGCGAGCTTGATCGACTCGTTCTGTTTCATCTCGACGAACTTGAACGGGCCGGTGCCGATCGGCTTCTGCCGCATCTGCGCCGTCGGGACGTGGCAGGGATAGACCGGTGAGAAGGCCGCGGCGAGCATGGTGAGCAGGGAGGGCTGCGGCCGCTTGAGATGAAAGGTCGCCTCACGGTCGCCGTTGACCGTGACCTTCTCGAGATTGAAGTACCAGGTCTTGCGCGGGTTCTTGCGCAGCTTCGATTCGTCGGAGATCACCATGTCCCAGGTGCACTTCACGTCGGCGCTGGTGAAGGGCTTGCCGTCATGCCACTTCACGCCGTCGCGCAGCTTGAAGGTGAGCTGCTTGCCGTCGTCGCTCCATTTCCACTCGGTGGCGAGGTCGGGGATGATGTTGTCCGGCCTGTTCTGCTTGGTCTTGGGGTCGAACATCACCAGGTTGTTGTAGACCGACATGAACGGCATGACGGTCGAGATGGTCGCTTCCTCGTGGATCGACGCGCTCGGCGGATTGTCCATGTGGGCGATCTTGAGTGTCCCGCCGGATTTCTGCGCCCAGGCGGCCGGCGCCGCAGACAAGGCCAGGATCGCCGCGACGAGCGGCAGTGTCGGATTTGCCATCCTTCGTTTCCTCCTCTTGTTTGTGATGACGCTAGCACTTCGCTGTGCCTAGAGTCGGTCCATGAAGCTCATAAGTTTGCTGGTCGGAATGCTGCTCGCGATGCCGGCCGCCGCCCAGGACTATCCGGCCAGGCCGATCAAGATCATCACGGCCTTCGGGCCGGGCACGGCAACCGACATCGCCGCGCGCGTGATCGGCCAGGACATCGCCGTCCAGACCGGCCAGACCGTCGTCATCGACAACAAGTCAGGTGCCGAAGGCCAGATCGCGGCGCAGTCCGCCGCGGCGGCGGCCCCGGACGGGTACACGCTGTTCTTCACGACGCAGACCACGCAGGCGATCAACCCGCACGTCTACAAGTCGCTGGCCTACGATCCGGTGAAGAGCTTTGCGCCGATCGCCGGCATCACGCTCGGCGCCCAGATCGTGATGGTACGCAACGACCTTCCGGCGAAGACCATCCAGGAGTTCATCGCACTTGCGAAGGCGCAGCCCGGCAAGCTGAGTTTCGGCAGCGGCAACGGGTCGAGCCGCGGCGGCGCCGAGCTGTTCCGCATCATGACCAGGACCGACCTGCTGGGTGTGCCCTACAAGACCCAGCCGCAGGCGATCACCGACCTGCTGGGCGGTCGCATCGACATCATCTTCTCGGACTTCACGGTCGGCCTCCCGCCGGTCCTCGACGGCCGTGCGCGCGGGCTCGCCGTCACCAGCAAGCAGCGCATCCCGGGCCTCGACCAGTTCCCGACGGTCGACGAAAGCGGCGTGCCGGGCTTCGAGATGTGGGCGTGGACGGCGATGTACGCGCCAGCCGGTACGCCGAAGCCCATCGTCGACAAGCTGAATGCGCTGGTGCGGCAGGCAGCCAAGTCACCAGCCTATCTCAACCTGCTCAAGGCCAACTATGGCGTCTCGTTCGTCGGCTCGCCGGAGGAACTCGCTGCCTTCCAGGCGACCGAAACCAAGAAATGGGCCGAGATCGTGTCGATCGCCGGCATGAAGGAACCCTGAGGGAACCTCAGACCGGGCGCCGCCGCAGCCGGGCGGAGACCATGATCTGCCAGATCGCGGCGAAGAGGACGCAAACCGCGACGAGGAAGAAGGCGCTGCGATAGTCGGCGACCGCCGCGATCAGGCCGAAGAGCGGCGGTCCGATGACGGCGCCGGAAAAGGCGAGGGCGGTCTGTACCGCGGCCACGGCGGCGACCTGGCCCGGTGGAGCGAGCGCCGCGAACTCCGCGATCGACACGCCGTTCCAGCTTATGACGACCGTTCCGTAGGCGAAGACGATCAGGCCGATAAGCCAGTAGGGCGTTTCGGCCGATATGAGGCCGGTGGCCACGGCGCCCAGCGCGATTCCGATGCCGGTCCAGCCCAGCAGCATCATGCGCGGGAAACGGTCGCCCAGCGCACCCAGGATCAGGCGCTGAACCGTGCCGCCGATCTGCGCCAGGAACAGCAGGAAGCCGGCCTCGGCGATACTGAGGCGGCAATGCTCGTAGAGGTAGGTGACCAGGAAGAACGTGAAGGTGTGCTGCGCCACGACGTACAGCAGGGCCGACCAGCCGAGCACGCGCATCTCCGGATGCCGCATCACGTAGGCGACGGACGACCAGATTCCCTGCGACGGCGCGGAGGGCGCGACGGACGCATCGAGCCGCGCTCGCAGGAGTTCCAGAACGCCGACGCCGACCAGCATGAGGGCGGCGG
Proteins encoded in this window:
- a CDS encoding ABC transporter substrate-binding protein, whose translation is MANPTLPLVAAILALSAAPAAWAQKSGGTLKIAHMDNPPSASIHEEATISTVMPFMSVYNNLVMFDPKTKQNRPDNIIPDLATEWKWSDDGKQLTFKLRDGVKWHDGKPFTSADVKCTWDMVISDESKLRKNPRKTWYFNLEKVTVNGDREATFHLKRPQPSLLTMLAAAFSPVYPCHVPTAQMRQKPIGTGPFKFVEMKQNESIKLARNPDYWKPGRPYLDAIEFSIIPNRATSLLTFVAGKLDMTFTSVVTPAMVNDLKVQAPTAICEAQPTNTQANLLVNREKPPFDDAKIRRAMALSIDRNAFNEILGQGNYRIGGAMLPPPEGLWGMPTEFLSTVAGYGPDVAKAREEGRKIMAELGYTTDKPLKIKVSTRNIPSYRDPAVILIDHLKQVNIQAELEPLETAVWYNRMMRRDFAIGMNIQGVGVDDPDVVFYETFRCGSERNYTNYCNPDVEKLFDQQSMMTDIEARRKLVWEIDKKLQEDGARPVIQHGWGGTCWRPEVKAVNLAVNTIYNHWRFEDVWLDR
- a CDS encoding Bug family tripartite tricarboxylate transporter substrate binding protein, with the translated sequence MKLISLLVGMLLAMPAAAQDYPARPIKIITAFGPGTATDIAARVIGQDIAVQTGQTVVIDNKSGAEGQIAAQSAAAAAPDGYTLFFTTQTTQAINPHVYKSLAYDPVKSFAPIAGITLGAQIVMVRNDLPAKTIQEFIALAKAQPGKLSFGSGNGSSRGGAELFRIMTRTDLLGVPYKTQPQAITDLLGGRIDIIFSDFTVGLPPVLDGRARGLAVTSKQRIPGLDQFPTVDESGVPGFEMWAWTAMYAPAGTPKPIVDKLNALVRQAAKSPAYLNLLKANYGVSFVGSPEELAAFQATETKKWAEIVSIAGMKEP
- a CDS encoding MFS transporter; the encoded protein is MLGTQVLISLAVLSLSVLMPAVASDLGIAPKLVGAFTAVTYAIASGVALWSAAPISRLGAVRVCQFAMLAAAAGLALNATAFVAATVVAVAFIGFAQGPINPASAHILSQRVPRAWFSLVFSVKQTGVPLGFAAAGIVLPLLLPALGWQGASLAAAALMLVGVGVLELLRARLDASVAPSAPSQGIWSSVAYVMRHPEMRVLGWSALLYVVAQHTFTFFLVTYLYEHCRLSIAEAGFLLFLAQIGGTVQRLILGALGDRFPRMMLLGWTGIGIALGAVATGLISAETPYWLIGLIVFAYGTVVISWNGVSIAEFAALAPPGQVAAVAAVQTALAFSGAVIGPPLFGLIAAVADYRSAFFLVAVCVLFAAIWQIMVSARLRRRPV